A genomic region of Candidatus Eisenbacteria bacterium contains the following coding sequences:
- the cysK gene encoding cysteine synthase A, which produces MPRIFDSVLETIGRTPLVRTRVLQKEVKAELLFKLESFNPMSSVKDRIGYSMIEDALARGLIKPGVTTVVEPTSGNTGIGLAFICAAKGIPLVLTMPETMSLERRKILAAFGAKVVLTEGAKGMKGAIARAEELHREIPNSIIIGQFENPANPEIHRVTTAVEIWEDTSGKVDALVAGVGTGGTITGVGEMLKARSPACRVIAVEPKDSPVLSGGAPGPHKIQGIGAGFVPKVRNTAVIDEVIQVTNEDSFEFARRLCREEGLMVGISSGAVAWAAVQVAKRPEMAGRRIVAVLASHGERYLSTPLFDFPEDAAPVGP; this is translated from the coding sequence ATGCCTCGGATCTTCGACAGCGTCCTCGAAACCATCGGCCGCACGCCGCTGGTGCGCACCCGCGTGCTCCAGAAGGAGGTGAAGGCGGAGCTCCTGTTCAAGCTGGAGTCGTTCAACCCGATGTCGTCGGTGAAGGACCGCATCGGGTACTCGATGATCGAGGACGCACTGGCGCGCGGGCTCATCAAGCCGGGCGTGACCACCGTGGTGGAGCCGACCTCCGGGAACACCGGGATCGGGCTGGCCTTCATCTGTGCGGCGAAGGGCATCCCGCTGGTGCTCACCATGCCCGAGACGATGAGCCTCGAGCGGCGCAAGATCCTGGCCGCGTTCGGTGCGAAGGTGGTGCTGACGGAGGGCGCGAAGGGGATGAAGGGGGCCATCGCGCGGGCCGAGGAGCTGCACCGGGAGATCCCGAACTCGATCATCATCGGGCAGTTCGAGAACCCCGCGAACCCGGAAATCCACCGCGTGACCACCGCGGTGGAGATCTGGGAGGACACCAGCGGCAAGGTGGACGCGCTGGTGGCCGGCGTGGGCACCGGAGGCACCATCACCGGCGTGGGGGAGATGCTGAAGGCGAGGAGCCCGGCGTGCCGGGTGATCGCGGTGGAGCCCAAGGATTCGCCGGTGCTCTCCGGCGGGGCGCCCGGACCGCACAAGATCCAGGGCATCGGTGCGGGCTTCGTCCCCAAGGTGCGCAATACCGCGGTGATTGACGAGGTGATCCAGGTGACCAACGAGGACTCCTTCGAGTTCGCCCGCAGGCTGTGCCGCGAGGAGGGCCTGATGGTGGGCATCTCCTCGGGCGCCGTGGCGTGGGCCGCGGTCCAGGTGGCGAAGCGGCCCGAGATGGCCGGCAGGCGCATCGTGGCGGTGCTCGCCAGCCACGGGGAGCGCTACCTCTCGACGCCGCTGTTCGATTTCCCGGAGGACGCCGCGCCGGTCGGGCCGTAG